The DNA region GCATAGCCGCGATAGCCGATCACCTGACGCAGATGGTCGAGCGTGACGAGATGCTCGCGCCAGAGATGGTCCAGCGTCTGCAGCAGCACGGCCTTCTCGACCTGCCGCATCACTTCCGGCGAGAAGCGTTCCGTGCGGGAGGCCGCGGCCTCGTCGCCGGCCTTCAGCGCGCGCTCGCGCACTTCGGCGTCGGCGATGCCTTCCTCGGCCGCCCACTCGACGATCGGGAGATCGAGATTGAGGACTTGGTTCAACTGCTCATGCAGGCCGGCCGCGTCCCATTGCTCGGGATAGGCCTTTTCCGGGATGTGCTTGGCAACGAGGTCGATGGTCACCTCGCGGCGCATGTCGTCGATCGTCGAGGCGACGTCGTCCTCGGCCATGAGCTCGACGCGCTGGTCGAAGATGACCTTGCGCTGGTCGTTCATGACGTCATCATATTTCAGAAGGTTCTTGCGGATGTCGAAGTTGCGGGCCTCGACCTTCTGCTGCGCCTTTTCCAGAGCCCGGTTGATCCAGGGATGGACGATCGCCTCGTCCTCCTTGAGGCCGAGCTTCTGCAGCATGCCGTCCATGCGGTCGGAACCAAAGATGCGCATCAGATCGTCCTGCAGCGACAGGAAGAAATGCGAATGGCCCGGATCACCCTGGCGGCCGGAACGGCCACGCAGCTGGTTGTCGATGCGGCGGCTCTCGTGGCGCTCGGTGCCGATGACGTAGAGGCCGCCGGCCGCGAGAGCGACCTTCTTCTTCGCGGCGATGTCGGCTTTGATCTCTGCCGTCAGGCGTTCGCGCTCGGCCTCGTCGACAATGCCTTCGAGATCGCGCTCAAGTCGCATGTCGAGATTGCCGCCGAGCTGGATGTCGGTGCCTCGGCCCGCCATGTTGGTGGCGATCGTCACGGCGGCGGGAACGCCGGCCTGGCTGACGATATAGGCTTCCTGCTCGTGATAGCGGGCGTTCAGCACCTGGTGCGGAACCTTCTCCTTCTTCAGCATTTCGGAGAGGAGTTCCGACTTCTCGATCGACGTCGTGCCGACGAGAACCGGCTGGCCACGCTCGCTGCAGTCGCGGATGACGCGGATGATCGCCTTGTATTTCTCCGCCGCGGTCCGATAGACCTCGTCATCATCGTCGATGCGAGAGACGGCGACGTTGGTCGGGATCTCGATGACCTCGAGCCCGTAAATGTCCATGAACTCGGCCGCTTCCGTCTGCGCCGTTCCGGTCATGCCGGCCAGCTTCTCATACATGCGGAAATAGTTCTGGAAGGTGATCGAGGCCAGCGTCTGGTTCTCGGGCTGGATCTGGACGTGTTCCTTGGCCTCCAGCGCCTGGTGCAGGCCTTCCGAATAGCGGCGGCCCGGCATCATGCGGCCGGTGAATTCGTCGATGATGATGACTTCGTCGTTCTTGACGATGTAGTCCTTGTCGCGCTGGAACAGGCGGTGCGCGCGCAGGCCCTGATTGATGTGGTGGACGACGGTTACGTTCTCGACGTCGTACAGCGAGTCGCCCTTCAGGAGGCCCGCCTCGGCCAGCAACTGCTCAAGCTTCTCGTTGCCGGCTTCCGTGAAACTGGCCGAGCGCTGCTTCTCGTCGATGTCGTAATCCTCGGGCAGCAGCCGCGGGATGAACGTGTCGATGAGGTTGTAGAGTTCGGAGCGGTCGTCGAGCGGACCGGAGATGATCAGCGGCGTGCGCGCCTCGTCGATCAGGATCGAGTCGACCTCGTCGACGATTGCGTAATGATGCCCGCGCTGGACCATGTGTCCGAGCTCGTACTTCATGTTGTCGCGCAGATAGTCGAAGCCGTATTCGTTGTTCGTGCCGTAGGTGATGTCGCAGCCATAAGCCGCGCGGCGCTCGTCATCGTCTAGGCCGTGCACGATAACGCCGACCGAGAGGCCGAGGAACCGATAGAGGCGCCCCATCCACTCGGCGTCGCGCTTGGCGAGGTAGTCGTTCACGGTGACGACGTGGACGCCCTTGCCGGTCAGCGCGTTCAGATAAACCGGCAGCGTCGCGACCAGCGTCTTGCCTTCGCCGGTTTTCATCTCGGAAATGTCACCGTCGTTCAGCACCATGCCGCCGATCAGCTGCACGTCGAAATGGCGCATGCCGAGCGCGCGCTTGGCGCCCTCGCGAACGGTGGCGAAAGCCTCGACCAGGATGTCGTCGACGCTGGCGCCGGCGGCGATCTTGCTCTTGAACTCCCCCGTTCTCGCGCGAAGTTGATCATCCGTGAGCTTCGAGAGCTCTCCCTCCAGCGCGTTGATCAACGCGACCTTGGGACGATAGCTCTTCACACGCCGGTCATTGGAGGATCCGAAGATCTTGCGCGCTAGAGAACCGAGACCGGCCATGGCTTATCCTTGAATATTCATACGGCGCTGCTTGCCCTCAATTGGGCGAAGCTGCGCCGGTTCGCTAGGGGCTCTCGGGCCGGAAACCGTGGGAAGCGCCGACACCTCGGTCGTCAACAGCGTTCTGGACGCCGAGACCCGAGACAGATAAGAGGGGGCACCCAGGATGTCAACGTGGCCGCGGCGGTGCCGGCTGGCCTGATAATGCAGCAACAGCAAGGAATCTGGGGCACCCGACCGCAGCGGTCGGACGCGCCCTGACCCACCCAGCGTCTGTAATGGAACAGGACAATTCGATGACGTCACGTCACTCACCGCGTCGGCTCGCACTGCGCGGATCGGCTCTGGCGCTTTTCGGTCTGATCGCGCTCGCCGCACCGGCTCATGCCGATGATGCGGCGCCGGCCGCAACCACGGCGCCGGCTGCTGCCGCCGCTCCGGCTCCAGCCCCGATCGACCCGAAGACGGTCGTCGCGACGATCAATGGCGAGCCGATCACCGAAGGTGATCTCGGCCTCGCCGCCCAGGCTTTCGGCGAGCAGATCGCCAAGGTTCCGCCGGAGGATCAGCGCCGGGCCGTTCTCGACGTTCTGATCGATCTGAAGCTGATGGCGACCGCTGCCACGGCGGCCGGCCTCGACAAGTCGGATACGTTCCAGAGCCAGCTCGCGCTGCTGCGGGCCCAGGCGCTGCGGAGCGAGTATTTCCGCGCCGAGATCGAGGGCAAGACCACCGACGAGGCGGTCAAGCAGCGTTACGAGCAGGAAATCGCCAAGGTCACGCCGCAGGAAGAAGTCCAGGCGGCCCACATCCTGGTCAAGACCGAGGACGAGGCGAAGGCGATCATCAAGGAGCTCGACGCCGGTGCCGATTTCGCGACGATCGCCAAGGCGAAGTCGCAGGATCCCGGCTCGGCCAAGATGGGCGGCGATCTCGGTTATTTCACCCAGGGCAAGATGGTCCCGGAATTCGAGAAGGCGGCCTTCGCCCTTGAGGTCGGCAAATATACCGAGACCCCGGTCAAGACCCAGTATGGCTTCCACATCATCAAGGTGACGGACAAGCGCAAGCAGCCGCTGCCGAGCTATGACCAGGTCAAGGACCAGGTGCGCCAGATGGTGCTGCGCGATCTGTTCGTGCAGACGGTCGCCAACCTGCGCAAGGACAACAAGGTCGACATCATCGATCCTGCCCTGAAGGCGCAGCCGGCGACGCAGCCGGCCCAGTAAGCCGATCCTCCGGCCATTGGCCGCCGCGGAATTGAGAAGGCCGGACAATGTTCCGGCCTTTTCGTTGAGCGGATGCCGCTGTGGTGCATCCGCGGCTTCCTCGCCCGTCGCCCGAAACGCCTTGCGTGTGACCAAGGCTTCGGGCAGGACGGTTTCCGCTCCGTGCCCGAACTCGCCGAGGCTTAGATGTCGACCGCCATTTCTCCGCTCGCCGTTCCCTTTCCCGACATGCCGTCCGTGGCCGGCGTCCGCTTCGCCACGGCGGCGGCGGGCATCAAATATCGTGAGCGGCGCGATGTCTTCCTGGCGCTGTTCGCCGAGGGGACCAGCGTTGCGGGTGTCTTCACGACGTCGAAATGCCCCTCGGCTCCGGTCGACTGGTGCCGGCAGGCGCTGGCAGGCGGCTCGGCGCGGGCGCTGCTCGTGAATTCCGGCAATGCCAATGCCTTCACGGGCAAGAAGGGCGTCGAAACGACGACGCGGCAAGCGGCGCTCGCGGCCCAGGTTGCCGACTGTCAGCCCGGCGAGGTGTTTCTGGCGTCCACCGGCGTGATCGGCGAGCCACTTGATGCGGCGAAGTTCGAGGCAGTGCTGCCCGAGACAGCGACCCGCGTCGCCGAAGGCCCATGGATCGATGCCGCGCGCGCGATCATGACGACCGACACATTCCCGAAAGGATCGACGCGGCGCGTTCGGCTCGGCGGCGCCGAGGTGACGATCAACGGCATTGCCAAGGGCGCCGGCATGATCGCACCGGACATGGCAACCATGCTGTCCTTCGTCGCGACCGACGCGGCGATCTCGGCGCCTGTGCTGCAGGCGCTGCTGTCGAAGGGCGTCGTCGGCAGCTTCAATTCGGTGACGATCGACAGCGACACTTCGACCTCGGACACGCTGCTCCTCTTCGCCACCGGCCAGGCGGCCGGCTCGGAGACGATCACCGATGCCGCCGATCCGCGTCTGGCGGGATTTGCCGAGGCTCTGGACGAGGTTCTTCTGGATCTCGCCGTGCAGGTTGCCCGCGACGGGGAAGGCGCCCGCAAGCTGATCGAGGTTCACGTCGCGGGCGCCGTCTCCGACGCATCGGCGAAGCGGATCGCGCTCTCCATCGCCAATTCGCCGCTGGTGAAGACCGCCGCCGCCGGTGAAGACGCCAATTGGGGCCGCGTGGTGATGGCCGTCGGCAAGGCCGGCGAACCGGCCGACCGCGACCGCCTGTCGATCTCCTTCGGCGAGACCCGCGTCGCCTTCGAGGGCGAACGCGATCCGGATTATTCGGAAGCCGTCGCCTCGGCCTATATGAAGAAC from Kaistia algarum includes:
- the secA gene encoding preprotein translocase subunit SecA — encoded protein: MAGLGSLARKIFGSSNDRRVKSYRPKVALINALEGELSKLTDDQLRARTGEFKSKIAAGASVDDILVEAFATVREGAKRALGMRHFDVQLIGGMVLNDGDISEMKTGEGKTLVATLPVYLNALTGKGVHVVTVNDYLAKRDAEWMGRLYRFLGLSVGVIVHGLDDDERRAAYGCDITYGTNNEYGFDYLRDNMKYELGHMVQRGHHYAIVDEVDSILIDEARTPLIISGPLDDRSELYNLIDTFIPRLLPEDYDIDEKQRSASFTEAGNEKLEQLLAEAGLLKGDSLYDVENVTVVHHINQGLRAHRLFQRDKDYIVKNDEVIIIDEFTGRMMPGRRYSEGLHQALEAKEHVQIQPENQTLASITFQNYFRMYEKLAGMTGTAQTEAAEFMDIYGLEVIEIPTNVAVSRIDDDDEVYRTAAEKYKAIIRVIRDCSERGQPVLVGTTSIEKSELLSEMLKKEKVPHQVLNARYHEQEAYIVSQAGVPAAVTIATNMAGRGTDIQLGGNLDMRLERDLEGIVDEAERERLTAEIKADIAAKKKVALAAGGLYVIGTERHESRRIDNQLRGRSGRQGDPGHSHFFLSLQDDLMRIFGSDRMDGMLQKLGLKEDEAIVHPWINRALEKAQQKVEARNFDIRKNLLKYDDVMNDQRKVIFDQRVELMAEDDVASTIDDMRREVTIDLVAKHIPEKAYPEQWDAAGLHEQLNQVLNLDLPIVEWAAEEGIADAEVRERALKAGDEAAASRTERFSPEVMRQVEKAVLLQTLDHLWREHLVTLDHLRQVIGYRGYAQRDPLNEYKTEAFELFEAMLENLRQTVTSQMMRVEIMQSPPLMPQEAEDLQPVHLDPTTGGNEMDEAFFQSFAAAPDFDAVAVDPNDPTTWGKVQRNAPCPCGSGKKFKHCHGRFA
- the argJ gene encoding bifunctional glutamate N-acetyltransferase/amino-acid acetyltransferase ArgJ, translating into MSTAISPLAVPFPDMPSVAGVRFATAAAGIKYRERRDVFLALFAEGTSVAGVFTTSKCPSAPVDWCRQALAGGSARALLVNSGNANAFTGKKGVETTTRQAALAAQVADCQPGEVFLASTGVIGEPLDAAKFEAVLPETATRVAEGPWIDAARAIMTTDTFPKGSTRRVRLGGAEVTINGIAKGAGMIAPDMATMLSFVATDAAISAPVLQALLSKGVVGSFNSVTIDSDTSTSDTLLLFATGQAAGSETITDAADPRLAGFAEALDEVLLDLAVQVARDGEGARKLIEVHVAGAVSDASAKRIALSIANSPLVKTAAAGEDANWGRVVMAVGKAGEPADRDRLSISFGETRVAFEGERDPDYSEAVASAYMKNQHIVITAEIGLGDGRATVWTCDLTKEYVAINGDYRS
- a CDS encoding peptidylprolyl isomerase gives rise to the protein MTSRHSPRRLALRGSALALFGLIALAAPAHADDAAPAATTAPAAAAAPAPAPIDPKTVVATINGEPITEGDLGLAAQAFGEQIAKVPPEDQRRAVLDVLIDLKLMATAATAAGLDKSDTFQSQLALLRAQALRSEYFRAEIEGKTTDEAVKQRYEQEIAKVTPQEEVQAAHILVKTEDEAKAIIKELDAGADFATIAKAKSQDPGSAKMGGDLGYFTQGKMVPEFEKAAFALEVGKYTETPVKTQYGFHIIKVTDKRKQPLPSYDQVKDQVRQMVLRDLFVQTVANLRKDNKVDIIDPALKAQPATQPAQ